The sequence below is a genomic window from Lolium perenne isolate Kyuss_39 chromosome 4, Kyuss_2.0, whole genome shotgun sequence.
CATCAAACCATCCCGGCCACCTCCTCTCTCCCATTTCCCTCTTAACCACATGGTGCCAAATGCATGCCTAAGCATGTGATCCGTGTGTGTAGAGTAAAAGAGTGGAGAGAAGGGAGATGGGGTCGAATTCTGTCCATATGCTGGTGGTTTGGAGGAGTAAAGAGAAGAGAGGGATAGATAGAGGGATGCAAGGTAATGTGGTGGTgtgatggccggcatggccattctCCACATttttaatttgtttgaaaaaaaaatTTCGGTCCACACACTAGGACATGTCCCAAGGCAAAGTTGAGAAAAAAAATATGATGAGCCAAAAAGGCTACTTGTTTGTAGAGTTTTCAAATTTGAGATAGGAAGATAAATGGATGAGATTTGGGGGAGGCAAATTTGGGTGGAGGCATGATCTTGCAAGATCATTATCACATGCCAAGGATCAGAATGATCTAGGGTTTTTGCAAGGTTTAAGTTAATAAAACTAGTACTAATATAAAGGGTGTCTCATGAAAAAAAAGTTTTAGGAATCCATGTCAAGTGGAGATCATCACTAGGTACACACATGCACTCACTCAAACAAAACAAGATCAGTTATGCATGCAAATTTTTAAtctgaaaaagtttttgttggccctgaATTTTGCATTTCCAAACTTTAAACAAATGCacaaaagttgggttgttacaaaccttccccccttaaaatgaATCTCATCCTCGAGATTCGGTGGCTAAGAACTGAAGAGTGCGGGAAAGTCCTTCCGAAGTTGATCctctcgttcccaagtggcttcctccTCGGAGTGATTAGTCCACTGAACCTTACAGAATTtgatcttccttcttcgggtgagaTGGATAGCTTCTTCCAAAATCCGAAGGGGTACCTCACGGTAGGTTAAGTCGGTGTTGAGGTCGAGGGTGCGataatcgatgttcttgaatgtcTCAGGCTTGTCAGGCACTTGGAGGCATCGTCGAAGCAGAGAGATATGGAACACATCGTGGAAATCCGATAATTCAGCAGGcagttccagttgataagatacttcacctcgacgagcgagaaccttgaagggcccaatatatctgggggcaagcttccctttgacgtgaaatctctgcattcccttgagTGGAGTGATGCGAAGATAAGCATGATCTCCAACCTTGAAGGTCAATTCACGTCGCATGGAATCAGCATAACTCTTCTGGCAGGATTGAGCGGCCTTGAGGCGATCGCGGATCAGTTGAACTTGTTCTTCAGCTTCGCGAAGATGGTCAGGTCCAAAAACTTGACTATCTCCGGTCTCGGACCAGTTGAGAGGGGTTCGGCAACGACGACCAtatagggcttcaaagggggccatctgcagactggcttggtagctattgttgtaagagaattccgcGAAGGGTAGACAATCTTCCCATTTTGCTCCATAGGCGAGGACACAAGCACGAAGCATATCTTCAAGAATCTGATTTACTCTTTTGGTCTGGCCaccggtctgcgggtgataagcggTGCTGAAGGCGAGCTTGGTACCGAAAGCTTCATGCAGGCTCTTCCAGAATCTCGCGGTAAATTGGGTACCACGGTCAGATACGATCCGCTTAGGAACGCCGTGGAGACTCACAATTCGGGACACATATAGGTCAGCTAGCTTGGTACCATTATAGGTGGTCTTCACCGGGATGAAATGGGCAACTTTGGTAAGTCGGTCAACGATAACCCAGATGGAGTCGTGACCGCGCTGCGATTTAGGCAATCCTGTAATGAAATCCATTCCGacttcttcccatttccattcgTGGATCTTGAGGGGTTGGAGTAGTCCCGCCGGTCATTGATGCTCAGCCTTCACTTTCTGGCACACGTCGCAACGAGCAATGAAAAACGTTATCTCGCGCTTCataccgtgccaccaaaattgtttcttcaggtcttgatacatcttggttcctccggggtggattgagtagggggtgtcgtgagcttccttcatgATGAGCTGCTTCAAGTCTTCGATATTAGGTACACAGAGGCGTCCCTTGTACCACAAAACTCCTTTGGCATCAATGGTGAAGCCAGGAACTTCTTCCCTATCCATCCTACACTTGATTCCTTCAATACTTTCATGTCCCAcctgagcttctttgatctgatCAAACAAAGTAGGCTGCAGCTCAAGATTTGCCAGGAAACCGTGGCTAACCAACTCGAGGCCGAACTCCTCAAGTTCTTCATACAGCTTGGGTTGAGCAACCTTGATGAGGGCGTTCAACGAACAGGGCTCTCGGCTAAGGGCATCAGCTACGACATTGGCTTTACCGGGATGATAATGAATACCGAAATCGTAGTCCTTGATGAGTTCCATCCATCtgctctgcctcatattcagctcacgctgagtgaagatgtacttcagactcttgtggtcggtgtaGATTTCACAGCGATTTCCCACTAGATAGTGGCGCCAGGTCTTCAGGGCGTGAACTACAGCAGCAAGCTCTAAGTCATGTGTGGGGTAGTTCATCTCGTGCGGTCGAAGTTGTCTTGACAAATAggctatcaccttgccttcttgcatcagcacacttcCCAAACCAAGTTTTGATGcatcacagtacacatcaaaatccttggtGATATCGGGCATGGTCAAGACAGGGGCTGTGACTAATCTCTTTTTGAGTTCCTGAAAACTGGCCTCACAtttatcggtccactcaaacttcttatccttcttcaacaGCTGCGTTAAGGGTCTCGCAATGCTGGAGAATCCCTCAACGAACttgcggtaataacccgccaatcctAAAAAGGCGCGGACTTCGGTTTGGTTGGTAGGGGCTTTCTTCTCCATGATGGACTGGATTTTGGATGGGTCGACGGATACTCCTCCGGCAGATATGACATGGCCAAGAAATCCTACCTCTTTCAGCCAAAATTCACATTTACTAAACTTGGCATAAAGCTGATGGTCTCTGAGAGTTCCCAAAACAATCCGCAGATGTTCAGCATGCTCTTCTTCATTCTTagagtagatcagaatatcggCGATGAACACCATGacaaacttgtcgaggtacttcatgaacaccttgttcatgagattcatgaaataggcaggggcattggtcagtccgaaGGACATCACGGTATACTCAAAAAGTCCATACcgtgtggtgaaggcagtcttgggaatgtctgactctcgaaccttgagttgatgataaccagttcagagatcaatcttggagaaaactcgggcgcCATTCATCTGGTTGAACAAATCTTCAATCTTCGGGAGGGGGTATTTATTCTTGATAGTGACGTCATTCAGCTTCCGGTAATCCACGCACAGGCGGATAGTACCGTCCCGCTTATCCACAAAGATAACGGGAGATCCCCAGGGTGATGCGCTCGGGCGAATCAACCCTTTCCTCAACATATCATCTAACTGCTTCTTCAACTCAACTAATTCTTGAGGGTTCATCCGGTAGGGTCGCTGAGCGATGGGGGCAGTTCCGGGgactaactcaatgataaactcgatatcccgatcagggggcataccgggtaattCATCTGGGAAAACTTCAGGATACTCACAAGCAATGGGTACTTCATGCAGGGCTGGACTGGCGACACTCTTCTTGCATAAGGCTTTCGATGATGGCATGGTGGCTATATGTTCAATTATCTCGCCGTCTTCagcagtcatggttatggctcggCGAGCACAGTCGATATGTCCCTTATACTTGACCATCCAATCCATGCCAAGAATAACTTCCAGACCTTGCTCACCCAATACTATCAGATTGGCGTGAAAACGCTTCCCCTGAATATCTATAGGAACATCCTTGCAGGATAGATCCGTTTTGGTGGAGGTTCCCGGAATTTGAACTAGCATAGGCCGTCTCATGATGGTAGGCCTTAAGCCACTCTTTCTAGCGAACGGCttagtaacaaacgaatgcgatgctccggaatcaaacaagacGATGGAGGGTACTGAGTTGACGGGAAACATACCCAGAACGATATCCggagcttcctgagcttcttcagcATTGACGTGGTTGAGGTGTCCCCTAGCTGGTCCAACTGGCCTCTTCTGGTTCTGGTTCCTTCCGGCGGCAGTACGGGCTTGACCCTGATTTGGCTTGGGCGCATTGGGGCGCTGAGCAGTGTTCATCTTGTTGGGACACTCCTTGGAGAAATGACCCGGCTGTCCGCAGCTGTAGCATCCGTTGGTGGAGGGGCGGACGGTGTTGTTCTGGCGGTTGTAATTGGGATTGTAGCTGCTTCCTCCAGAACGCTGAGGGTTGAAGTTgcggttggggttgttggggcgaGGTGCAGGGGGTGGTGTCCTCTCTGGCTGGGGCGCTGGTATGGGCGGAGGGAAACTGCGGGGTCGCTGAGTGCTGGAGCTGCCTTGCTGCAGCATCGccttgcgcttgcggttctcaaacGCATTCTTGCGCTTGCTCTCAACCATGATAGAGGCATCTACCAGCGACTCAAGGTCTGGGTATGGAACAACCACCAAGATactctgcatctcgtcatgcagaccattcagaaagcggtccttcttcttctcttcggtGTCGGTGAATTCTGGAGCATACCTGGACAGTGTGGTGAACTTGTCCATGTATTCCACAACAGACATGCTTCCTTGCCTCAGATTCATGAACTTGTCCTTCATGAGCTTGATTAGTCCAGACGGAATGTGGGTCTTGCGGAACTTGGCCTTGAATTCTTCCCAGTTGATGACGTGTCCTTCAGCTTGAATAGCCTTGACATTCTCCCACCAAGCGCGTGCAGGTCCAGAAAgaaagtgagtggcgaacaacaccttctcatcatcgccaactccggcgacctccaggttgttctcaatggtgcgaagccaatcatcggcgtcgaggggttcagtGCACTTGGAGAAAACAGGAGGGTTGGTGCTCTGGAAATCTTTCAGCTTAGAGCGGGGTTCTCCATTCCCGTTCCCGCCATTATTGTTGTTGGCGTTTCCAGTAGCAAGCTGAGCGAGGTGCTGAAGGGTAGCAAGGTTAGCTTGGCGCTCTGCACGGGCTGCCTCACGGTCTTCCATCATAAGGCGCAGAAGTTGCGCCATGGTTGGGTCCGGAGGTGGAGGGGGGTTTTGGTCGGACCCGCTGGCGTTTCCACTACGGGTTTCAACCATCCTGGAGAGATGTGGATCAGATATTAATGGAAAAACAAGGAGATGGGCAGCCACTTAAAAGGGGAGGGCTTGTTAAAAATGCAACTTTGAAAACGGAAACTCGCAAATGCAAAGTAGGCAAACGATAGCATAACATAGTAGGGTGCCGAAGGCACAACATAGTCATACAACATCACAACATAAGTCTCATACATCACAACCAAAATGGATGGTTTAACAGAACCATCATCATAAGTCTACTCGCATCGCACGGGGGCCTATCTCATCGCCCTACGATAAGGTGGTGCGAGTCTGGGGGTAGGACTCTAGAAGTCGTCAAGGTCCACGACAGGACCCTCAGGTGCAGGCGGGGCGCCCACGTCGAAGGCTGGCTCCTCGGGGTCCTCCTCAGGCATCAGTGGCTCAggctcctcatcttcatcgttGATGAAGGCCTCATCCTCAGTATCAGGCTCCATATCgaagtcctcctcctcgtagtcgtcgtcgtcgctgagaagggcctcgttctccttgcggagatcctcaccgtcgtcctcaagctcctcaaTAGTGGCCTCCATCTGAGCAGTCAGAGCCtccagcgaagccaccttcgcctTCAGGCGTGAAGCCTTCTGGCGTGCAGCAAGTCTCTTCTTGCGCTCACTGGCCAAGTCGGCCTGTGCAGCAGCAAGCTGGGCGTGAAGTTTCATGATCTCATCCTCCTGCAGATCGCACCTCTCTCGGGCGCGGTCCTGCTGAGTCTGAGTGTGGTGCAGCAGGTACTCCAAGTGGTGCAGCTGGTGAGCGGTGTCGGGGTGCGGGGTGAcagggtatcaacttgtcaatgcctatggattgtaggctagggtttagttagaagtagagggcaagtagatctcgaaggtttcagccgaaaagtactcgacgattatgaaaactagggtttgtaacaatgattcgattgcctcttcgtccctcgactccccctttatataggaggcggagccgagggcttcgttttgtacaagctacagagtccgggacggtttctaactcatcccgccagatttacaaataacacttcctattacaattctaactttccttaatacatcttgggctcccgaatcttcttattcttcggatattgggccttcagtaaaccccgggtactaatttcggcaggcccatttgggatgcctatgtcagtagcccccgagattttgcttgaatcgtagagtcaaggaaaatctccactgtttatttttattcgagagctttaacttttttatatttcatcacatgaaattctatattgtacagggataatggtagttggggctagttcatctgacgggtcaggtactagttaactcctctagtggcaatccgcaaaaacctacttcaagaccacgtccctggacatgatcttgggatactggtgtaaacttcgacaggtgccgcttaaggtcttaccattctgtcgagtcccagtcaaatttatcgagtacctaacgcgtccgttaggatttttcttcgtatctgttgatacggataaaagtagtagagcgcagtcttcggcaatgccacgcccagcagaacggatctggggtcttaccttcgcaaatttgcggcattcagaaattgatcgcaactttggcgttctgagaatatattgtcgagtgcttttccggctgttggaatggcacatttcatcgagtcaaatatgacttatattgctctcccgatgggagtatatgtagagttaattataactcgaaatatactctcttgcttttcttcccatttccattcgGGGATCTTGAGGGGTTGGAGTAGTCCCGCCGGTCGTTGATGCTCAGCCTTCACTTTCTGGCACACGTCGCAACGAGCAATGAAAAACGTTATCTCGCGCTTCataccgtgccaccaaaattgtttcttcaggtcttgatacatcttggttcctccggggtggattgagtagggggtgtcgtgagcttccttcatgATGAGCTGCTTCAAGTCTTCGATATTAGGTACACAGAGGCGTCCCTTGTACCACAAAACTCCTTTGGCATCAATGGTGAAGCCAGGAACTTCTTCCCTATCCATCCTACACTTGATTCCTTCAATACTTTCATGTCCCAcctgagcttctttgatctgatCAAACAAAGTAGGCTGCAGCTCAAGATTTGCCAGGAAACCGTGGCTAACCAACTCGAGGCCGAACTCCTCAAGTTCTTCATACAGCTTGGGTTGAGCAACCTTGATGAGGGCGTTCAACGAACAGGGCTCTCGGCTAAGGGCATCAGCTACGACATTGGCTTTACCGGGATGATAATGAATACCGAGATCGTAGTCCTTGATGAGTTCCATCCATCtgctctgcctcatattcagctcacgctgagtgaagatgtacttcagactcttgtggtcggtgtaGATTTCACAGCGATTTCCCACTAGATAGTGGCGCCAGGTCTTCAGGGCGTGAACTACAGCAGCAAGCTCTAAGTCATGTGTGGGGTAGTTCATCTCGTGCGGTCGAAGTTGTCTTGACAAATAggctatcaccttgccttcttgcatcaggacACTTCCCAAACCAAGTTTTGATGcatcacagtacacatcaaaatccttggtGATATCGGGCATGGTCAAGACAGGGGCTGTGACTAATCTCTTTTTGAGTTCCTGAAAACTGGCCTCACAtttatcggtccactcaaacttcttatccttcttcaacaGCTGCTTTAAGGGTCTCGCAATGCTGGAGAATCCCTCAACGAACttgcggtaataacccgccaatcctAAAAAGGCGCGGACTTCGGTTTGGTTGGTAGGGGCTTTCTTCTCCATGATGGACTGGATTTTGGATGGGTCGACGGATACTCCTCCGGCAGATATGACATGGCCAAGAAATCCTACCTCTTTCAGCCAAAATTCACATTTACTAAACTTGGCATAAAGCTGATGGTCTCTGAGAGTTCCCAAAACAATCCGCAGATGTTCAGCATGCTCTTCTTCATTCTTagagtagatcagaatatcggCGATGAACACCATGacaaacttgtcgaggtacttcatgaacaccttgttcatgagattcatgaaataggcaggggcattggtcagtccgaaGGACATCACGGTATACTCAAAAAGTCCATACcgtgtggtgaaggcagtcttgggaatgtctgactctcgaaccttgagttgatgataaccagttcggagatcaatcttggagaaaactcgggcgcCATTCATCTGGTTGAACAAATCTTCAATCTTTGGGAGGGGGTATTTATTCTTGATAGTGACGTCATTCAGCTTCCGGTAATCCACGCACAGGCGGATAGTACCGTCCCGCTTATCCACAAAGATAACGGGAGATCCCCAGGGTGATGCGCTCGGGCGAATCAACCCTTTCCTCAACATATCATCTAACTGCTTCTTCAACTCAACTAATTCTTGAGGGTTCATCCGGTAGGGTCGCTGAGCGATGGGGGCAGTTCCGGGgactaactcaatgataaactcgatatcccgatcagggggcataccgggtaattCATCTGGGAAAACTTCAGGATACTCACAAGCAATGGGTACTTCATGCAGGGCTGGACTGGCGACACTCTTCTTGCATAAGGCTTTCGATGATGGCATGGTGGCTATATGTTCAATTATCTCGCCGTCTTCagcagtcatggttatggctcggCGAGCACAGTCGATATGTCCCTTATACTTGACCATCCAATCCATGCCAAGAATAACTTCCAGACCTTGCTCACCCAATACTATCAGATTGGCGTGAAAACGCTTCCCCTGAATATCTATAGGAACATCCTTGCAGGATAGATCCGTTTTGGTGGAGGTTCCCGGAATTTGAACTAGCATAGGCCGTCTCATGATGGTAGGCCTTAAGCCACTCTTTCTAGCGAACGGCttagtaacaaacgaatgcgatgctccggaatcaaacaagacGATGGAGGGTACTGAGTTGACGGGAAACATACCCAGAACGATATCCggagcttcctgagcttcttcagcATTGACGTGGTTGAGGTGTCCCCTAGCTGGTCCAACTGGCCTCTTCTGGTTCTGGTTCCTTCCGGCGGCAGTACGGGCTTGACCCTGATTTGGCTTGGGCGCATTGGGGCGCTGAGCAGTGTTCATCTTGTTGGGACACTCCTTGGAGAAATGACCCGGCTGTCCGCAGCTGTAGCATCCGTTGGTGGAGGGGCGGACGGTGTTGTTCTGGCGGTTGTAATTGGGATTGTAGCTGCTTCCTCCAGAACGCTGAGGGTTGAAGTTgcggttggggttgttggggcgaGGTGCAGGGGGTGGTGTCCTCTCTGGCTGGGGCGCTGGTATGGGCGGAGGGAAACTGCGGGGTCGCTGAGTGCTGGAGCTGCCTTGCTGCAGCATCGccttgcgcttgcggttctcaaacGCATTCTTGCGCTTGCTCTCAACC
It includes:
- the LOC127346628 gene encoding uncharacterized protein, producing MKLHAQLAAAQANLASERKKRLAARQKASRLKAKVASLEALTAQMEATIEELEDDDEEPEPLMPEEDPEEPGLRRGRPPAHEGLSWTLTTSRVLPLHSHHLINVKAIQAEGHVINWEEFKAKFRKTHIPSGLIKLMKDKFMNLRQGSMSVVEYMDKFTTLSSILVVVPYPDLESLVDASIMVESKRKNAFENRKRKAMLQQGSSSTQRPRSFPPPIPAPQPERTPPPAPRPNNPNRNFNPQRSGGSSYNPNYNRQNNTVRPSTNGCYSCGQPGHFSKECPNKMNTAQRPNAPKPNQGQARTAAGRNQNQKRPVGPARGHLNHVNAEEAQEAPDIVLGMFPVNSVPSIVLFDSGASHSFVTKPFARKSGLRPTIMRRPMLVQIPGTSTKTDLSCKDVPIDIQGKRFHANLIVLGEQGLEVILGMDWMVKYKGHIDCARRAITMTAEDGEIIEHIATMPSSKALCKKSVASPALHEVPIACEYPEVFPDELPGMPPDRDIEFIIELVPGTAPIAQRPYRMNPQELVELKKQLDDMLRKGLIRPSASPWGSPVIFVDKRDGTIRLCVDYRKLNDVTIKNKYPLPKIEDLFNQMNGARVFSKIDLRTGYHQLKVRESDIPKTAFTTRYGLFEYTVMSFGLTNAPAYFMNLMNKVFMKYLDKFVMVFIADILIYSKNEEEHAEHLRIVLGTLRDHQLYAKFSKCEFWLKEVGFLGHVISAGGVSVDPSKIQSIMEKKAPTNQTEVRAFLGLAGYYRKFVEGFSSIARPLKQLLKKDKKFEWTDKCEASFQELKKRLVTAPVLTMPDITKDFDVYCDASKLGLGSVLMQEGKVIAYLSRQLRPHEMNYPTHDLELAAVVHALKTWRHYLVGNRCEIYTDHKSLKYIFTQRELNMRQSRWMELIKDYDLGIHYHPGKANVVADALSREPCSLNALIKVAQPKLYEELEEFGLELVSHGFLANLELQPTLFDQIKEAQVGHESIEGIKCRMDREEVPGFTIDAKGVLWYKGRLCTQQDRARERCDLQEDEIMKLHAQLAAAQADLASERKKRLAARQKASRLKAKVASLEALTAQMEATIEELEDDDEEPEPLMPEEDPEEPAFDVGAPPAPEGPVVDLDDF